A single region of the Sorghum bicolor cultivar BTx623 chromosome 9, Sorghum_bicolor_NCBIv3, whole genome shotgun sequence genome encodes:
- the LOC110430489 gene encoding uncharacterized protein LOC110430489, with protein sequence MPAVPPAAVRAHPPYRARPPSSFLAKDPSAAKVSRARPPASSLRIPPLPRCRAPPCVFATTHRTGGATTETCACPGTTTYAATARERRKRTSKTSVKAGRKKAKKGEAPAPEQATPRIRAAVAREAAIKARLEVEQAEAKARAALEAVETASRAANRELPPEPVPLQIEPPPEPLQGTPNGPTTQRHQDLNADIW encoded by the exons ATGCCCGCCGTCCCTCCAGCTGCCGTGCGCGCCCACCCTCCCTACCGCGCGCGCCCGCCCTCCAGCTTCCTCGCCAAGGATCCCTCCGCCGCCAAGGTGTCACGCGCCCGCCCTCCAGCTTCCTCGCTAAGGATTCCTCCGCTGCCAAGGTGTCGCGCGCCTCCCTGTGTCTTCGCGACGACGCACCGAACTGGCGGCGCGACCACAGAGACTTGCGCGTGTCCAGGAACGACGACGTACGCGGCCACGGCGCGAGAACGGAG AAAACGAACTAGCAAGACAAGTGTGAAGGCTGGAAGGAAGAAGGCAAAGAAAGGGGAAGCACCAGCACCTGAACAAGCCACCCCGAGGATAAGAGCAGCAGTAGCCAGGGAGGCAGCAATAAAGGCAAGGCTAGAAGTAGAGCAAGCTGAAGCCAAAGCAAGAGCAGCTCTAGAAGCTGTTGAAACAGCATCAAGGGCAGCCAATAGAGAGCTGCCACCTGAACCTGTTCCTCTCCAGATTGAGCCGCCACCTGAACCACTTCAAGGAACTCCAAATGGTCCTACAACTCAAAG ACATCAGGATCTCAATGCTGATATCTGGTAG
- the LOC110430242 gene encoding uncharacterized protein LOC110430242 gives MRMPPCSRNRNRRPGAPGWCGRRGLRASCSDDRLSALTDDLLLLILRRLDTRTALATATLSKRWSCLPRCLDALDFRVTDILPARYYQWISIHGKAANYAYGLGVDLKVLRDNIKRYERRAMRAMTSSINNFLDADDDQDRGSLGLWSVRTLRLDFFPGHCSSGINRLIAKAADSWGVEDLEVLVKNTFQQHFAHSFPHHGLCNNPHNSRLRSLKLAACYIPPLKGFHALTSLVLQDLPESTPTAAYEAIFTLCPQLQALHLKSCTLNQGVVAVHAPKSQIKQLIMEHCWFGLIKLYTLPLLESMAVLQSNVSYELSSFPYLTHLNIAFHRGVTKTRCVRVGNYYDLNQYLGGTPGISDLIVRFTGYDRWFKPWSPTLLFPKLRRLLIADVPSSWDVSWPRLLIEAAPCLECLHIHITPWEEEPHDDISWEPSEFCHNQLKELVIIGFQGAERQIYFVNFVIKVSTSLQLVSLYKNGHVQDRGRWNWDIVTQQYQWVKEEKVKILNQIADSAPCAATPVQVVLE, from the exons ATGCGGATGCCTCCATGTAGCCGCAACCGCAACCGCAGGCCCGGGGCACCAG GTTGGTGCGGGCGGCGCGGGTTGCGCGCTTCCTGCAGTGACGACCGCCTCAGCGCCCTCACCGACGACCTACTGCTCCTCATCTTGCGCCGCCTCGACACCCGCACGGCGCTAGCCACCGCAACCCTCTCGAAGCGCTGGAGTTGCCTGCCCCGCTGTCTCGATGCCCTCGATTTCAGGGTCACTGACATACTCCCGGCGCGCTACTACCAGTGGATCAGTATCCACGGTAAAGCCGCTAATTATGCTTATGGTTTGGGCGTCGATCTCAAGGTGCTCCGCGACAACATTAAGCGGTATGAGCGCCGTGCTATGCGTGCTATGACCTCATCCATCAACAACTTCCTCGACGCAGATGATGATCAGGACAGAGGCAGTCTAGGCCTCTGGAGTGTCCGAACACTGCGGcttgatttctttcctggtcaTTGTTCAAGTGGCATCAACCGATTGATAGCTAAGGCTGCTGATTCGTGGGGGGTCGAAGATCTGGAGGTTTTAGTTAAGAATACATTCCAGCAACATTTTGCCCACAGTTTTCCTCACCATGGTCTCTGCAACAATCCACACAACTCCCGACTAAGAAGTTTGAAGCTGGCAGCCTGCTACATTCCACCATTGAAGGGCTTCCATGCGCTCACCAGCCTGGTCTTGCAAGATTTACCAGAGTCCACTCCAACCGCAGCCTATGAAGCTATTTTCACCTTGTGCCCGCAGCTACAAGCACTGCACCTCAAGTCCTGCACACTGAACCAAGGTGTTGTGGCCGTACACGCCCCCAAATCACAGATCAAGCAACTTATCATGGAGCATTGCTGGTTTGGGCTGATTAAGCTGTACACTCTGCCACTGCTCGAGAGCATGGCTGTTCTGCAAAGTAATGTGAGTTATGAGCTTAGCTCCTTCCCATACCTCACACACTTGAATATCGCCTTTCACCGTGGTGTCACAAAAACCCGCTGTGTTCGTGTTGGAAATTATTATGACCTCAATCAGTATCTTGGAGGAACCCCGGGAATAAGTGACCTTATAGTACGCTTCACTGGATATGACAGATGGTTCAAACCTTGGAGCCCCACATTGTTGTTCCCTAAACTCAGGAGGCTTCTGATTGCTGATGTGCCTTCATCCTGGGATGTCTCTTGGCCCCGCCTCCTTATTGAGGCGGCACCATGCCTCGAGTGCCTTCACATCCATATTACCCCTTGGGAGGAGGAGCCTCATGATGACATTTCGTGGGAACCCTCTGAGTTCTGCCATAATCAGCTAAAGGAGTTGGTGATAATTGGTTTTCAGGGAGCGGAGAGACAGATTTACTTTGTTAACTTTGTTATTAAAGTATCAACGTCATTGCAGCTTGTTTCCTTGTACAAAAATGGACATGTTCAGGACAGGGGGCGCTGGAACTGGGACATTGTGACACAGCAATACCAATGGGTTAAAGAGGAGAAGGTTAAAATACTGAACCAGATTGCTGATAGCGCTCCTTGCGCTGCTACACCCGTTCAGGTGGTTCTGGAATAA
- the LOC8061085 gene encoding uncharacterized protein LOC8061085 has product MPKLSFIFTVILVVFVFLLFSASSGQTTTTQANDADTFEVIERRSRRVLTDVQDYDYGGSNPKHDPRRKPGNGH; this is encoded by the exons ATGCCTAAGCTCAGCTTCATCTTCACCGTTATCCTTGTGGTGTTTGTGTTTCTATTGTTCAGTGCATCTTCAG GACAAACTACGACTACACAAGCCAATGATGCAGATACTTTTGAAGTGATTGAG AGACGCAGCAGGAGGGTTCTGACGGACGTTCAGGATTACGACTACGGTGGGTCCAACCCCAAACATGATCCACGCAGGAAGCCAGGGAATGGACACTGA
- the LOC110430243 gene encoding late embryogenesis abundant protein, group 3-like: protein MASHQDKASYQAGETKARTEEKTGQAMGATKDTAQHAKETTKQKASDSDTGSYLGQKTEEAKHKAGQTTESTKQKAGQTTEAAKQKAAETTEATKQKAGETTEATKQKTAETTEATKQKAAEAMEATKQKAAEAGQYAKETVVSGKDKSAGVIQQATEQVKSAAAGAKDAVMNTLGMGGDNNSKQSDTNTDSSKDSSTITRDH from the exons ATGGCTTCCCACCAGGACAAGGCTAGCTACCAGGCCGGCGAGACCAAGGCTCGCACCGAG GAGAAGACTGGGCAGGCGATGGGGGCGACCAAGGACACGGCGCAGCACGCCAAGGAGACCACCAAGCAGAAGGCGTCCGACTCCGACACCGGCAGCTACCTTGGCCAGAAGACCGAGGAGGCCAAGCACAAGGCCGGCCAGACCACGGAGTCCACCAAGCAGAAGGCCGGCCAGACCACGGAGGCCGCCAAGCAGAAGGCCGCCGAGACCACGGAGGCGACCAAGCAGAAGGCCGGCGAGACGACGGAGGCGACCAAGCAGAAGACCGCCGAGACGACGGAGGCCACCAAGCAGAAGGCCGCCGAGGCCATGGAAGCCACCAAGCAGAAGGCCGCCGAGGCCGGGCAGTACGCCAAGGAGACCGTCGTCTCCGGCAAGGACAAGTCCGCCGGCGTCATCCAGCAG GCCACCGAGCAGGTGaagagcgcggcggccggcgccaAGGACGCGGTGATGAACACGCTGGGGATGGGCGGGGACAACAACAGCAAGCAGAGCGACACAAACACCGACAGCAGCAAGGACTCCTCCACCATCACCAGAGATCACTAG
- the LOC110430244 gene encoding uncharacterized protein LOC110430244 has translation MYYVEVESDKEITEVSALSVEFLNRVVQEYDELCEQMNGLVLKKKYKLLQILKTTHLPSNFVNKDITDPIAALLYMKTEISKAQNLASQRAAIVAKMEFIQHADRETDWYKESKKSGVIIQDERSIKVKILQKGLPKILRSLKAELGKRAEPFIYDEGDALNIVKHIEDMARGGEDLG, from the exons ATGTACTATGTGGAAGTGGAATCAGATAAGGAGATAACTGAAGTCAGTGCTTTGTCGGTAGAGTTTCTCAATAGA GTTGTGCAAGAGTATGATGAACTTTGTGAACAAATGAATGGATTGGTTTTGAAGAAGAAATATAAGCTTTTGCAGATTCTAAAGACTACCCATCTCCCATCCAACTTTGTCAATAAAG ATATCACTGACCCTATAGCAGCACTTTTGTATATGAAGACAGAAATCTCTAAGGCACAAAATCTGGCTTCTCAACGTGCTGCCATTGTGGCCAAAATGGAATTCATTCAGCATGCGGATAGAGAGACTGACTGGTATAAAGAATCAAAGAAGTCCGGTGTCATCATTCAAGATGAAAGAAGTATAAAAGTAAAAATTCTGCAAAAAGGGCTTCCGAAAATATTGAGGAGTCTTAAGGCTGAACTTGGCAAGCGGGCAGAACCATTTATATATGATGAG GGTGATGCTCTCAACATCGTGAAGCACATTGAGGATATGGCCCGTGGAGGAGAAGACCTCGGATAA
- the LOC8068996 gene encoding transcription factor IIIB 90 kDa subunit produces MVYCTHCADYCPSIKDPDKGYICCGTCGKVLDQEVYTEEPTFVKGNTGESRLAGSILASIESGYSISHQRTLDKGKDEIRQIVNNLNVSGGETIVSKAYRFYELAVDRNFTRGRRTTHVAAACLYIACRQTKKAYLLIDFSDYLQISVYVLGAVFLQLCQVLLLADHPVVQKLVDPSLFIHRFTHRLLGKRDNAVSDTALRIVASMKRDWMQTGRKPSGLCGAALYIAALSHGKNYTKADIVSVVHVCEATLTKRLIEFENTDSGSLTIEEFLATADEYNEEPVPKHSPKSGEILCKHKNKKGFEHFAHGLCEKCYNKFTKLSGGLEGGADPPAFQRAEKKRLEAAKRAEEAATVKEAALEESLCNTQNSEVESTITPRKGLSGHKSSTVGSGELINDSVPPKDPEEGGENCEGNADSESLSDIDDAEVDWYLHNEEEKQYKKIIWEEMNKEYLEEQAAKEALAAELAARGIVVEEGKKKKRRRNEDTKSSTPAETPAEATYNMLKRKGLGSKINEGAVGELYKTKDEVGSASKEEEMDFDALFGPDNADGETVDDGYNGGYNDDGVEAYNGIDDDFDF; encoded by the exons ATGGTTTACTGCACTCACTGCGCTGATTACTGTCCCTCCATAAAGGACCCTGACAAAGGATACAT ATGTTGTGGTACATGTGGGAAGGTTCTTGATCAGGAGGTATACACTGAGGAGCCTACTTTTGTTAAGGGTAACACAGGGGAG AGTCGCTTAGCTGGAAGTATTCTTGCAAGTATTGAGTCTGGATATTCGATTTCTCATCAAAGAACCTTAGACAAAG GGAAGGATGAGATTAGACAGATTGTCAATAACTTAAATGTCAGTGGTGGAGAAACTATCGTTAGCAAGGCTTATCGCTTCTATGAG CTAGCTGTTGACCGTAATTTTACCAGGGGCCGTAGAACAACCCATGTTGCAgctgcttgcctttacattgcCTGCAG GCAAACTAAGAAAGCTTATCTTCTTATTGATTTCTCtgactatctccaaataagcGT TTATGTCCTAGGTGCTGTTTTTCTCCAGCTCTGCCAAGTTTTGCTACTCGCAGATCATCCAGTTGTTCAGAAACTTGTAGATCCCAGCCTTTTCATCCATCGTTTTACACACC GTTTGCTCGGAAAAAGAGATAATGCTGTCTCAGACACAGCTTTACGCATTGTAGCTAGCATGAAGAGAGATTGGATGCAG ACTGGGAGGAAGCCAAGTGGATTGTGTGGTGCAGCATTATACATCGCTGCACTCTCTCATGGGAAAAATTACACCAAGGCAGATATT GTCTCTGTTGTGCATGTGTGTGAGGCCACTCTAACGAAGCGATTGATAGAGTTCGAAAATACCGATTCTGGCAGCTTAACA ATTGAAGAATTTCTGGCAACAGCTGATGAATATAATGAAGAGCCTGTTCCAAAACATTCGCCCAAGTCTGGAGAAATCCTTTGCAAACACAAGAATAAAAAAGGTTTTGAACATTTTGCCCATGGACTTTGcgaaaaatgctacaataag TTCACTAAACTGTCGGGTGGACTAGAAGGTGGTGCTGACCCTCCAGCATTCCAACGAGCTGAAAAGAAAAGACTTGAAGCTGCTAAAAGGGCTGAAGAAGCTGCCACAGTTAAGGAGGCAGCGCTGGAAGAATCTCTTTGCAACACACAGAATTCTGAAGTTGAGAGTACCATAACTCCTAGAAAG GGTTTAAGCGGACATAAATCTTCAACAGTTGGATCTGGTGAACTCATAAATGACTCTGTGCCACCCAAGGATCCTGAAGAGGGAG GTGAAAATTGTGAAGGCAATGCTGATTCAGAAAGCCTTTCTGACATCGACGATGCAGAG GTTGATTGGTACCTTCACAATGAGGAAGAAAAACAGTATAAAAAGATTATCTGGGAGGAAATGAACAAAGAATACCTTGAG gaACAAGCAGCCAAGGAAGCTTTGGCAGCTGAATTGGCAGCTAGAGGGATTGTTGTGGAAGAGGGAAAGAAGAAA AAACGAAGACGTAATGAAGACACCAAGAGCTCGACACCTGCTGAAACACCGGCAGAAGCCACATACAACATGCTGAAACGGAAG GGACTTGGTTCAAAGATCAATGAGGGAGCTGTTGGCGAATTGTACAAG ACTAAAGATGAAGTTGGCAGCGCAAGTAAGGAAGAAGAGATGGACTTTGACGCACTGTTTGGGCCGGACAATGCTGATGGTGAAACTGTTGATGATGGTTACAATGGGGGCTATAACGACGATGGCGTAGAAGCCTACAATGGCATTGACGATGATTTTGATTTCTAG